The Urbifossiella limnaea nucleotide sequence CCGGTAGCATGGTCGTCTTGGCAGTCGCCCACCCGGTTCGGGGGCGTGCGATAAAGAAGGCTCGCCGCGCCGACTGGCGGGGTGAGGCGGGTTGGACACGACCGGGGTAAAGTGCTGGTGTCCGTGGCATTCCAGCACCGCCCCGGGCGGGTGTCACCCGGCGCCCGGGGGTTGTCCCTCCCGGGCGTTCGGCGTTCGTGGGTCAGTCGAACGTGCTGTTGAGCGGCGCGAACGGCACCCGCCGGTAGCGCTTGAAAGTCAGGAACTGCGCGCCGATGGTGCGGTCGGCGATCTGCGCCGGCGTCGGCGGCACCTCGGGCACTCGGGCGCGTACATCACGCGGTACACCGTGCCCGCGAGGTGCACGCCGTAGCCTGCGAAACCGGTAAAGAATTGAAGATTCTGCAATCTTAAAAACCACCAAGCGTATAATTAAATCCCGCGGCCGGCCGGACCCCGCGATTCCTACCCCGGACGAACGCCATGCGTCACGAACGCCGGCCGGACCAACAACACATCTCCGACCTGCCCGTCTCGGTTGCGTCCGCGGCCCGCGTACCAGCTCCGGGAACGGCGGCGCCCGCGCCCGCCCTCGCGCCGCGCGTTCCCGACGCGACGGTCCTTCGGGTCTACACCAGGGTCGGCGGCCCCCTGGACGGCACCTGCCCGCTCGGCGTCTAACGGCACGGGCACCTGGGAGTGGCGATGCGCGACAACCCGAAGCACCGAAGCCGGGCAAAGCTGCTGTACCCGGCCCTGTCCCCGGAGGCCGCGGCCCTGATGCGGCGCCGGGTGACCCTGATACTCGGGTTCGTCCCCCTTCCCGAGATGACTCAAGCGGAGACGGACTGGGTGTTCCACCAGTCTCAGCGGGCGGCCGACGACCAGTAGCAACGCCCGCCGCCCGCCCCGATCCCAACACCAACGGAGCGGAGCACGATCTCGGCCCACACCACCTCCCCCGCGACGACCCACAGCCGCCACCCGTTCACCACGGCCCCCGAGCCCGGGGACCGGCTGCACGCCCCTGCGGCGGGCCGGTAGCCGGAGCACCGCGGGGTGGGAGGCCGGCCCCGCGCCGGCGGCTCGCCCCTCTCGCCCCCGGAAGGAATCGCGTGTGCTTCTCGACCGAGGTGAGTGCCGGGGTGGCCGTCGTACTGTTGCCGGTCGGCGGGTACTGCCTCGCCGCGGCCGCGGTCAAGGACCGGGCGTACCTCCCCCTGGCCGCACTCCCCCTCCTGTTCGGGGTCCAGCAGGTGTTCGAGGGCGCGGTCTGGTTCGCGGTCGGGCGGCACGACCCGGTACTCGCCCGGGCGGCGAGCGGCGCGTTCCTGTTCTTCGCCCTCGCCGTCTGGCCGGTCGGGGTGCCGCTTGCCGCCGCCGCCCTGGAGCGCCCCGGCCGGCGGCGTCGGGCGTTCGTGGGGCTCGCGGCCGCCGGGCTGGCCGTCGCCGCCGCGTACTTCGTCCCGGTCGCGGCCGGCGGGTGGGAGGGGCCGCGGGTCGTCGGCCACTCCCTCCGGTACGACCTGCCGGACCCCGGCCCGGTGTGGCCGGCTGCCTATCTGGCGGCCGTGTGCGTCCCCCTGGCCGCGTCCCGCGTGCCCGCCGTCCGCCCACTCGGGTGGCTGGCCCTGGCCGCCGCCGGGGTGTCCTACGTCGCCTTCCGGGAGGCGTTCGCGTCCGTGTGGTGCTTCCTGGCCGCGGCCCTGTCGGGCTACCTGGCGTACGTGTTGTGCCGGGTTCCAGACCCCCGGGCGTGGAATCTCGGCACCGAGTCCCGGCCGCCGGCCCTCCAACCCACATGACCGCCTGAGACACCGTGCGGCGGGTCGGTCCGGAAGTTGCCCTGACGATTTCCTACTCGCTCGAACAAGAGCCGGATTCGCGGAGGGGTGTCGTGACCGAGAAAGCCGTGGTTCCCGTCGCCGAGCCCGCTGCCGAACTCCCGACGGCCCCACCGGGCCGTGCCCCGGTCCTGGTCCAGGCGGTCATCCTCCTCGTCATCGTCGTCCCCCTCCTCGGGCTCGTCGCCGCACCGTTCTTCCTCTGGGGGTGGGGCTTCTCCTGGACCGACCTGGGCCTCCTACTCGGGATGTACCTGGCCACCGCCCTGGGCATCACCGTCGGGTTCCACCGCCTGTTCGTGCACCGCTCGTTCGAGACGTACACCTGGGTGAAGGTGGTGTTCGCCGCCCTCGGGTCGATGGCCCTCCAGGGGTCGCTGTTCAAGTGGGTGGCGTACCACCGCCGGCACCACCAGCACAGCGACTCGGCCGACGACCCGCACACCCCGCACCACGCCGGGGGCGGCGTTCTCGGGGCGCTCCGCGGGGCGTGGCACTCCCACGTCGGCTGGTTCTTCCGGGCCGACCCGCCGGACCTGTACGACTACGTCAAGGACCTGCAGAAGAGTCGCGCCCTCCGGGTCGCGGACGCCCTGTGGCCGCTGTGGGTCGTCCTCGGGCTGGTCATCCCCGGCCTCATCGGGGGCCTGGTGAAGATGAGCTGGGTCGGGGTGTGGTCGGGCATCGTCTGGGGCGGGCTGGCGCGCATCTTCCTCGTCCACCACGTCACCTGGAGCGTCAACTCGGCCTGCCACCTGTGGGGGTTCCGGCCGTACCGGAGCGCGGACGAGAGCCGCAACAACGTGGTGTTCGGGATCCTCGCCCTGGGCGAGGGGTGGCACAACGCCCACCACGCGTTCCCCACGTCGGCCCGCCACGGGCTCTCGTGGTGGCAGGTGGACGTGAGCTACTACCTGATCCGCGTGATGAGCTGGGTCGGCCTCGCCTGGGGCGTGAAGGTGCCGACCC carries:
- a CDS encoding DUF6629 family protein, yielding MCFSTEVSAGVAVVLLPVGGYCLAAAAVKDRAYLPLAALPLLFGVQQVFEGAVWFAVGRHDPVLARAASGAFLFFALAVWPVGVPLAAAALERPGRRRRAFVGLAAAGLAVAAAYFVPVAAGGWEGPRVVGHSLRYDLPDPGPVWPAAYLAAVCVPLAASRVPAVRPLGWLALAAAGVSYVAFREAFASVWCFLAAALSGYLAYVLCRVPDPRAWNLGTESRPPALQPT
- a CDS encoding acyl-CoA desaturase, producing the protein MTEKAVVPVAEPAAELPTAPPGRAPVLVQAVILLVIVVPLLGLVAAPFFLWGWGFSWTDLGLLLGMYLATALGITVGFHRLFVHRSFETYTWVKVVFAALGSMALQGSLFKWVAYHRRHHQHSDSADDPHTPHHAGGGVLGALRGAWHSHVGWFFRADPPDLYDYVKDLQKSRALRVADALWPLWVVLGLVIPGLIGGLVKMSWVGVWSGIVWGGLARIFLVHHVTWSVNSACHLWGFRPYRSADESRNNVVFGILALGEGWHNAHHAFPTSARHGLSWWQVDVSYYLIRVMSWVGLAWGVKVPTHEAIARAGWKTPAEPVTSAQPAADAT